A window of the Plasmodium vivax chromosome 12, whole genome shotgun sequence genome harbors these coding sequences:
- a CDS encoding DNA-directed RNA polymerase, alpha subunit, putative (encoded by transcript PVX_116845A; Apicoplast targeted protein. Curated by Stuart Ralph, Walter and Eliza Hall Institute of Medical Research, Australia.): MMRLLGLPAWASLLITACSALHIRNGCFIRSYQHARPIGGSGEEQLYARSCSGSHHRRGKAAEQNKWTLFGKDGEIKETGRSEPSDDYKLMRRKNFIKKYQVKREEVEAYIEQMKRHSSSGYEPQFPKDAFRTPDGLTNVILDYKYKNDNLKIHNYYSFFVCFLRKLAEQAEKKKKSEPSGANGPSGPYEPRDSHDPRDPREPRGEREGEPLISVQDLLFLKKKGFFEGDLYTWKNWVILNRGEWEDCIGYGEADKEKEYQIETLRKMVEPKMKRMPIEYWGSFRAIDFNVNHYPIYKRLFDFFDKVTVSGNEPNEKFYPFLFYPRFGVRRDRSGLGYGDAQFFGNYGDIYKKREQRQRRGEGSGESGDGGVSGESDERGVDGSSVEGSLDGRVDERVVHSSLHRESFIDKYDFGPNDIKVEEATDIIKYPQNGRLYQKFYIGPLNITDGHTFGTLLKYVCQTQLYGYAIVAIKIHNMNEDTRIDNVQEDLLEIALNLSDVCIYSKEVNIETNIRLIFKGPLMLVAGMIPLPSHLQVVNKEQYICTLKEDGHLDISIKIEYGKGHWLTYEKGLYKRELGSDNECMKKRQVKEVVEKNYMPISASFGTCRMVRMAVHKIATKYWCEDRCEFTDPKQMLVMEIWTDCRMLPKNVLLYGIKNIKKILRKFREMIISDSDFPSDAEDEEMKKLWPAIDRYKFLQTKQKMEGGPPIHDVDAQGGSDVSGDGGVSGGSAGCGGSADSGGSDGNGERHSQMVGQNLLDSFSQKLVDPDNFPKHSNIILPLEDTPPPYLDTLEWLKMEVKKDRIRKKRKGSEKKTSKAANRRTFDYDDYLDDRLGDILDEG, from the coding sequence ATGATGCGGCTGCTCGGCCTTCCTGCATGGGCCTCCCTCCTCATTACAGCCTGCAGCGCTTTGCATATTCGGAACGGCTGCTTCATCCGTAGTTACCAACATGCGCGGCCCATCGGAGGCAGTGGCGAGGAGCAGCTGTACGCTCGAAGCTGCAGTGGCAGTCACCACCGCAGGGGCAAAGCAGCGGAACAGAACAAGTGGACCCTGTTCGGCAAAGATGGCGAGATAAAGGAAACCGGGAGATCCGAACCGAGCGATGACTATAAACTGatgagaaggaaaaacttcataaaaaaataccaagtgaaaagggaagaagtagAGGCCTACATAGAACAAATGAAGAGACACTCCTCCAGTGGGTATGAGCCTCAATTTCCGAAGGACGCCTTTAGGACCCCAGACGGATTGACAAACGTCATTTTGGATTataagtacaaaaatgaCAATTTAAAGATACACAATtattactccttttttgtgtgcttTTTGAGAAAGCTAGCTGAgcaggcggaaaaaaaaaaaaaaagtgagccaAGTGGGGCAAATGGGCCAAGTGGTCCATATGAACCGCGTGACTCGCATGACCCGCGTGACCCGCGTGAACCGCGTGGCGAACGGGAGGGAGAGCCACTCATTAGCGTGCAAGACCTGCTGTTCCTGAAAAAGAAGGGCTTCTTCGAAGGAGATCTGTACACGTGGAAAAATTGGGTCATTCTCAACCGGGGAGAGTGGGAAGATTGCATCGGCTACGGAGAAGCAGACAAAGAAAAAGAGTACCAAATAGAGACGCTGCGGAAAATGGTGGAGCCCAAGATGAAGAGGATGCCCATAGAATACTGGGGCAGCTTTAGGGCAATAGACTTCAATGTGAATCATTACCCGATTTACAAAAGGCTGTTTGACTTCTTTGACAAAGTTACTGTGAGTGGGAACGAGCCGAACGAGAAGTTTTACCCCTTCCTGTTTTACCCCCGGTTCGGCGTGCGCAGGGACAGGTCCGGGCTGGGCTACGGGGACGCGCAGTTTTTCGGCAACTACGGGGATATCTACAAGAAGCGCGAGCAGCGCcagcgcaggggggaaggcagCGGTGAGAGCGGTGATGGCGGGGTCAGCGGTGAAAGCGATGAACGCGGCGTGGACGGCAGCAGCGTGGAAGGCAGCCTTGATGGCCGGGTCGACGAACGCGTGGTGCACTCCAGCCTGCACCGGGAGAGCTTCATAGACAAGTACGACTTCGGGCCGAACGACATCAAAGTGGAGGAGGCGACGGACATAATCAAGTACCCGCAGAACGGCAGGCTCTACCAGAAGTTTTACATAGGGCCCCTGAACATAACCGACGGGCACACCTTCGGCACCCTGCTGAAGTACGTCTGCCAGACGCAGCTGTACGGGTACGCCATAGTCGCGATTAAAATCCACAACATGAATGAGGATACCCGAATAGACAACGTGCAGGAGGACCTCCTAGAAATTGCCCTTAACCTATCGGACGTGTGCATATACAGTAAAGAAGTAAACATAGAGACCAATATACGactcatttttaaaggaCCCTTGATGCTAGTAGCGGGGATGATACCCCTGCCGTCCCACCTACAAGTAGTTAACAAGGAGCAGTACATCTGCACCCTGAAAGAAGATGGCCATCTAGACATTTCAATAAAAATTGAGTATGGCAAAGGTCACTGGCTAACATACGAAAAAGGGCTATACAAAAGGGAACTGGGTTCAGATAACgaatgtatgaaaaaaagacaagTGAAGGAAGTTGttgagaaaaattatatgccTATAAGTGCTAGCTTCGGTACCTGCCGTATGGTACGTATGGCTGTACATAAAATCGCCACGAAGTATTGGTGTGAAGATAGGTGTGAGTTTACAGATCCGAAGCAAATGCTCGTGATGGAGATTTGGACCGACTGTAGGATGCTGCCGAAGAATGTACTGCTGtatggaattaaaaatataaaaaagattttgAGAAAGTTCAGGGAGATGATCATTTCTGATTCGGACTTCCCGTCCGATGCGGAGGACGAGGAGATGAAGAAGCTCTGGCCCGCCATTGACCGGTACAAATTTTTGCAGACCAAGCAGAAGATGGAGGGGGGCCCGCCCATCCACGACGTGgacgcgcaggggggaagcgatgTTAGCGGGGAtggcggtgttagcggtggtAGTGCCGGTTGCGGTGGTAGCGCTGATAGCGGCGGGAGTGATGGGAATGGTGAGCGGCACAGCCAAATGGTTGGCCAGAACCTGCTGGACTCATTTTCGCAGAAGCTCGTGGACCCGGACAACTTCCCCAAGCACTCAAACATCATCCTGCCGCTGGAGGACACGCCGCCGCCCTACCTGGACACCCTGGAGTGGCTAAAAATGGAGGTAAAGAAAGACAGGATTCgcaagaagaggaagggttccgagaaaaaaacttccaAAGCGGCCAACAGGCGTACCTTCGATTATGACGACTACCTGGACGACAGGTTGGGCGACATACTGGACGAGGGCTAA
- a CDS encoding protein disulfide isomerase, putative (encoded by transcript PVX_116850A), with translation MKITTLLLYILIILNACRTSNDGEKQSKIMSVDMTDLEQILNDDKIFTFLIVYTHWCQRSSSLLENVQTISNLLKYDSHVKIAKMNAAVNSAVIDKLSVYSYPSLFMLKKNEMHKYKGVNSIKGIMLWIYGFLDDSVYSIENKNKLDVFLQLDEYNNSILFFINRKEKDSHLLKELINICTLTGNTFCFAVTNPSIISYFENQVMREKYHFNLEDLQSKNMYGILFKNDDFDQYFYLIDNSVSILYNPGSSVQEKKQELTKWIQKKIESLVIKFSEYYFPLFFSNDTVTFFILYDDIHDLNKSDIIKCAKKYPNITFSVSGNKEVYEKRLLNELLIQQVKKPVMRITEFKNHISVPYKYRPLSDAVEINEQSIDQFIQDYLNEKKHFYRKSEKALPDEFNHGYIKIIVADTYDEYVFDSTKHVVVLYYAPWCGHCYKFEPVYREIGKRLKLYGNKFKDYNNDVVIAKIDAVNNEIYDVPIEGYPTIYLYTKENKKAPIRYRGPRTVESIISWICEKTNTDIDIQKFRNINLDDEQLFETYEEL, from the exons atgaaaataaccACGCTGCTACTATACATCCTAATCATACTCAACGCATGTAGAACGAGCAACGATGGAGagaagcaaagcaaaataatGTCCGTAGACATGACCGACCTGGAGCAGATACTAAATGATGACAAAATTTTCACCTTCCTAATTGTATACACACACTGGTGCCAAAGATCCAGTTCGCTCCTCGAAAATGTGCAAACCATTTCGAATCTTCTAAAATATGATAGCCATGTGAAGATAGCCAAAATGAATGCTGCTGTGAATAGTGCCGTTATTGATAAGCTTTCCGTTTATAGTTacccttccctttttatgttaaaaaaaaatgaaatgcatAAATACAAAGGAGTGAACAGCATCAAAGGTATAATGCTGTGGATATATGGATTCCTTGACGATAGTGTATACtcaattgaaaataaaaataaattggatGTATTCCTCCAATTGGATGAATATAACAACTcgattttgttctttattaacagaaaggaaaaggacTCCCATTTGCTCAAAGAGCTAATCAACATATGTACCCTAACAGGGAACACCTTCTGTTTCGCTGTTACCAACCCGAGTATCATCTCATATTTTGAAAACCAAGTGATGCGAGAGAAGTACCATTTCAATTTAGAAGATTTACAAAGCAAAAACATGTATGgaattttattcaaaaatgaTGACTTCGATCAGTACTTTTATTTGATTGACAATAGTGTGAGCATTTTATACAATCCGGGTTCCTCCgttcaggaaaaaaaacaggaactGACCAAAtggatacaaaaaaaaatcgaatcATTGGTTATTAAATTCTCTGAGTattatttccccctctttttttcaaacgatacggtcactttttttatcctaTATGACGATATACATgacctgaacaagtcagacATTATTAAGTGCGCGAAGAAATACCCCAATATCACCTTCTCCGTGTCGGGGAACAAGGAGGTGTATGAGAAGAGGCTCCTCAACGAGCTGCTTATCCAGCAGGTCAAAAAGCCCGTCATGCGAATCACCGAGTTTAAGAATCACATCTCCGTTCCGTACAAGTACCGGCCCCTCAGCGACGCCGTCGAGATAAATGAGCAG agcaTCGACCAGTTCATCCAGGACTACCTCAACGAAAAGAAGCACTTTTACCGAAAGAGCGAGAAAGCGCTGCCCGACGAGTTCAACCACggatacataaaaataatagtgGCCGACACCTACGATGAATACGTCTTTGACAGCACCAAGCACGTCGTGGTGCTCTACTACGCGCCCTGGTGCGGCCACTGCTATAAATTCGAGCCCGTGTATAGGGAAATCGGAAAGAGACTCAAGCTGTACGGAAATAAGTTTAAGGACTACAACAACGACGTGGTCATCGCCAAAATAGACGCGGTCAACAACGAGATATACGACGTCCCCATAG agggATACCCCACCATTTATCTGTACACGAAAGAGAATAAGAAGGCGCCCATCAGGTACCGCGGCCCGAGGACCGTGGAAAGCATCATTTCGTGGATTTGCGAAAAG accAATACCGATATAGACATACAGAAATTCCGTAACATCAATTTGGACGATGAGCAACTTTTCGAAACATATGAGGAGCTGTGA
- a CDS encoding hypothetical protein, conserved (encoded by transcript PVX_116855A) encodes MSQCVWELLSIEKSFITKSDKCETDPTYNSSQHFECPNSRSGDIRSEKVDYDYAEELSRHSKEKNEKNKLKFEKIMHKFFISDISKYVKAYVKKNGSNIRSEIGITSSKGTNSEEERNWVNSYIYNFISYCLMTYNDCKHYIVITSSRNLIQKLTGTGYGYYGIYFTDGKKIGGLGNLFINIKQVRHISYSIMKTLQTRPPSDRSVSNNDETGSFTFAL; translated from the exons ATGTCTCAGTGTGTGTGGGAACTCCTAAGCATCGAAAAATCGTTCATCACAAAAAGTGACAAGTGTGAAACAGACCCAACATACAATTCCTCCCAGCATTTTGAATGTCCCAATTCCCGCAGCGGGGATATAAGATCGGAAAAAGTGGACTACGATTACGCAGAGGAGTTGTCTCGCCACTCCAAGGAGAAGAATGAGAAGAACAAGCTAAAGTTTGAGAAAATTATGCAcaagtttttcatttcagaCATTTCCAAGTATGTCAAGGCCTACGTGAAAAAGAATGGCAGCAACATCCGGAGCGAGATAG GCATAACGTCCAGCAAGGGCACCAATTCGGAGGAAGAAAGGAACTGGGTCAACAGCTACATATACAACTTCATAAGCTACTGCCTCATGACGTACAACGACTGCAAGCACTACATCGTTATCACGAGCAGCAGGAATTTGATTCAGAAGTTGACCGGCACAG GCTACGGCTACTACGGCATTTACTTCACGgacgggaaaaaaatcgGGGGGCTGGGCAACCTGTTCATCAACATAAAGCAAGTGAGGCACATAAGTTACAGCATCATGAAGACCCTGCAGACGAGGCCGCCCTCGGACCGATCCGTGTCAAACAACGACGAAACGGGCAGCTTCACGTTTGCGCTTTAG
- a CDS encoding hypothetical protein, conserved (encoded by transcript PVX_116860A): MASYTFCLFAGLYNKIELKVGSVSVLIYIERGGSGGGSGGGSGGESGGGSGGGSGGESDERSRGRGRHSFAIRVVKETLRMYLKINTFRARLQESNFIQFMLLNTYKYAGEENHNCVTLLMSVVEGSTPCREGGNNLGGDFHKRVSLVKLIVHEIFHFLWGNCLYFKKAKYLWFKEGLTRYYELRLCEVVLSKVSTFPICRWKLTLWFRLEYHFYVLLVDTLNVYNHPLDFARGGKRKRSNKMYEKDIHHFYNALTYNKGMNIFKIVSVITKPHFSLIMNLLFYTFYNCFINLRKFFKFFHFFFRLFGLKLFCQNTNGYEKGASRETPCGGYFTHLLSSSFLKRPFKKRFQEYCIGEAINPGRGASRNAKWRRTPFVRPRRGRKNRRGEVTPRGRVQSALRRVPKRVVASIKAAFPKKRSYSLEEIVQTYTQVVGPPKIFLKFLKNKSKLLITQRHFYYDNYEQTFKETQVLFHVPLIFTVGRKEYKVLLTRRYALVDVRRGSEKDPQERKANQLNGDQNTFTMSAQNVSYFSFHFVDIFSFEFILNSIKHNKCQMAEIIHVITNVFLSLLVRLKSLKQVRRLNSLVSRQVFLLYKLFKETRRKKGKKHTVGMILCEEFFKCYAHFSSYFSKIEDRKLKIEINRELRPCEQFDYLRDELEFVFKDFRNYLSKIFFFYKESITHLL; the protein is encoded by the exons ATGGCCTCCTACACATTTTGCCTGTTCGCCGGCTTATACAACAAAATAGAGCTGAAGGTTGGAAGCGTTTCCGTTTTGATATACATagaaaggggaggaagcggtggaggaagcggtgggggaagcggtggagaaagcggtggaggaagcggtggaggaagcggtggagaaaGCGATGAACGAAGCCGCGGAAGAGGCAGACACAGCTTTGCCATCCGCGTGGTGAAAGAAACGCTAAGGATGTACCTGAAGATAAACACCTTCCGTGCCAGGTTGCAAGAGAGTAACTTCATACAGTTTATGCTGCTGAACACGTATAAGTACGCAGGGGAGGAAAACCACAACTGCGTGACTCTGTTAATGTCTGTGGTGGAGGGGAGTACCCCCTGTAGGGAGGGTGGAAACAACCTGGGAGGAGACTTCCACAAAAGGGTTTCATTGGTCAAGCTAATTGTGCATgaaatttttcactttttgtGGGGAAACTGCCTATATTTTAAGAAGGCAAAATATTTGTGGTTCAAAGAGGGGCTTACCAGATACTACGAATTGAGACTGTGCGAGGTGGTTTTATCTAAAGTTAGCACATTTCCTATTTGCAGGTGGAAATTAACCCTTTGGTTCAGGCTGGagtatcatttttatgtccTCCTTGTAGATACCCTAAATGTGTATAATCACCCTTTGGACTTTGcgagagggggaaaaagaaagcgcaGCAATAAAATGTACGAGAAAGACAttcaccatttttacaatgcACTAACTTATAACAAAggaatgaatatttttaaaattgtgagCGTCATCACAAAACCGCACTTCTCCCTCATCATGAATTTGCTCTTCTACACATTTTACAATTGCTTTATAAATttgagaaaattttttaaattctttcactttttttttcgcctgtTTGGTTTGAAGTTATTTTGCCAAAATACTAATGGGTATGAAAAGGGTGCTAGTCGAGAGACACCATGTGGGGGTTACTTTACCCACCTTTTgagctcctcctttttgaagCGCCCCTTTAAGAAGCGCTTCCAGGAATACTGCATAGGGGAGGCCATCAATCCTGGCAGAGGGGCAAGCCGAAACGCGAAATGGAGGAGAACTCCTTTTGTAAGGCCAcgcagagggagaaaaaacagaagagGGGAAGTAACTCCACGGGGGAGGGTCCAGTCAGCCCTCAGGAGAGTCCCCAAAAGGGTGGTCGCTTCCATAAAGGCGGCCTTCCCCAAAAAACGCAGTTACTCCCTGGAGGAGATAGTGCAGACGTACACACAAGTAGTCGGGCCGcctaaaatatttttgaagtttcttaaaaataaaagtaaattgCTCATAACGCAGAGGCATTTCTACTACGACAATTACGAGCAAACGTTTAAAGAGACGCAGGTGCTTTTCCACGTGCCTCTTATCTTCACAGTGGGGCGTAAGGAGTACAAGGTGCTTCTAACCAGGAGGTATGCCCTGGTAGATGTCCGAAGGGGGAGTGAAAAAGACCCTCaagaaagaaaagcaaaTCAGCTAAATGGAGATCAAAACACATTCACCATGAGCGCACAAAATGTCTCCTACTTTTCCTTCCACTTTgttgatatattttcttttgaatttattttaaattctaTAAAGCATAACAAATGTCAGATGGCGGAAATAATTCACGTAATCACGAACGTTTTTCTGAGCCTTTTGGTAAGACTAAAGAGTTTGAAGCAGGTGCGGCGCTTAAACTCTTTGGTTTCTAGGCAGGTGTTCTTG CTGTACAAACTCTTCAAAGAAACGAGACgcaaaaagggtaaaaagcACACCGTTGGGATGATCCTGTGTGAGGAATTCTTCAAATGTTATGCCCATTTCAGCTCGTACTTCTCCAAAATTGAAGACCGGAAATTGAAGATAGAAATAAACAGGGAGCTACGACCCTGTGAGCAGTTTGACTACCTTCGTGATGAACTAGAATTCGTATTTAAAGACTTCAGGAATTACCtgtccaaaattttttttttctacaaggAATCTATCACGCACCTGTTGTGA
- a CDS encoding hypothetical protein, conserved (encoded by transcript PVX_116865A), which produces MNKCKGYILNINVVDKDDLFIFLYKNEHLLAASYYNFKPSYFFSVEEGEINIDMTIDFRENKLVKKKNKNQEILAKANKNSINILNNFNVDREYFHKRGVAASGADTKESSKESSKESLKESLKESSKGIDGTSSVEQHASGQTHNEGSAGRSNYKSKNLFLVLITADQWLNYIRLKNKLEPSLKNEENYIFTSHFNCIKRYPLEEGNIKKKIQISQKNRYMLFLINNNKLKIDLKGNIVFYDYKTKHLSHDFLFIPNVLYFTTYVLLILVVILTLYFVKYREKTDIFMILNMLFFLLSTYFNYKNVNFIRERGYMYLYFWVSANILKKIQEIISFIIYLQVSLGDMYIRSHLSRIEIQFMICFSVISFYTGIFEIFLGNFQAPRYILQAFAYLFIFIAINFTSTFLSARLSEENLSFHVAELYKKYDIYKKYRVIFFAVILKPILLIIYKVLCLSPSNIDLYSSHEFLYVFFDISFDIVLYVILFVLFRAVKPIKLLKHILSNENFHID; this is translated from the exons atgaACAAATGTAAGGGGTACATTCTAAACATAAATGTTGTGGATAAGGATGacttgtttatttttttgtacaaaaatgagcatTTGCTAGCGGCCAGTTACTACAACTTTAAGCCGTCGTATTTTTTCTCCGTCGAGGAAG gcgaAATAAACATCGACATGACCATCGACTTCCGGGAGAACAAActggtgaagaaaaaaaacaaaaaccaAGAAATTTTGGCAAAGGCGAACAAAAACTCCATCAACATTTTGAATAACTTCAATGTGGACAGGGAGtattttcacaaaagggGAGTCGCGGCGAGCGGGGCAGACACGAAGGAGTCCTCGAAGGAGTCCTCGAAGGAGTCCTTGAAGGAGTCCTTGAAGGAGTCCTCGAAGGGCATCGATGGAACGTCTAGCGTGGAGCAGCACGCAAGTGGGCAGACCCACAATGAAGGGAGCGCAGGTAGGAGCAACTACAAGTCGAAAAATCTTTTCCTCGTGTTGATAACGGCGGACCAATGGCTCAACTACATTAGGCTGAAGAATAAACTGGAGCCGTCTCTAAAAAACGAAGagaattacatttttacgtCCCATTTTAATTGCATTAAGAGATACCCACTAGAGGAAggcaacataaaaaaaaaaatccaaataaGCCAAAAGAACAGATACATGTTGTTcctaataaataataacaaattaaaaattgacTTAAAAGGAAACATCGTTTTTTATGATTACAAGACGAAACATTTGTCGCATGACTTTCTCTTCATCCCCAATGTCCTTTACTTTACCACCTACGTTTTGCTAATCCTCGTTGTCATTCTTACGCTATATTTTGTTAAGTACCGGGAAAAAACAGACATTTTTATGATCCTCAACAtgctctttttcctcctctccacTTATTtcaattacaaaaatgtgaacttTATTCGGGAGCGGGGGTACATGTACCTTTACTTCTG GGTGTCGGcgaacattttgaagaaaatccAGGAAATAATTTCCTTCATCATATATCTGCAGGTCTCCCTGG GTGACATGTACATCCGAAGCCACCTAAGCCGGATAGAAATCCAGTTCATGATTTGTTTTTCCGTCATTTCGTTTTACACCGGCATATTTGAGATATTTCTGGGCAATTTCCAG GCCCCGCGGTACATACTACAAGCCTTCGCCTACCTGTTCATCTTCATTGCGATTAACTTCACGTCGACGTTCCTCTCG GCCCGCCTATCAGAAGAAAACTTATCCTTTCACGTTGCGGAGCTGTATAAGAAATATGACATTTATAA AAAATACCGAGTCATATTCTTCGCCGTAATTCTGAAGCCCATTCTGCTGATCATCTACAAAGTGCTGTGCCTGTCCCCCTCGAATATAGACCTATACAGCTCGCACGAATTTTTGTATGTGTTTTTTGACATTTCCTTCGACATTGTTTTATATGTCATA CTCTTTGTTTTATTTCGAGCCGTTAAGCCTATTAAGCTTTTAAAG cACATTTTAAGCAATGAAAATTTCCACATAGATTAG